TGACGTTCGTCAAGTGCATAAACACGTTATCAATCTCAGTTTCGTCGTACTTCTCGGTGCAAAAACGGCAGAAACCCTCCTTATAGAGATACGCCTTGAGCGGATTGAATGTGGTCACTAGGACGAAGAGTCGCAGGTCGAACTTCTTGCCGCCGATGAGCAGTGGATTGTCGATGTACTTGGAAATGACGCAGGTGTCCCGGTTGATTTGCGGATAGAAGGTGCGCGCATCGTATGCGAATTTTTTCAGCTTGGACAACTTGTTGACCAGATAGATACCTACACCCTGGGACTTGCTGCATGGCTTCACTATCCACGTGCTGGCCGGATTGCGATGAAAGACCTCGACGAACATCTGGTAGTCGGAGGGCAGGACAAAGGTCATGGGTATGATGTCCAGGTGCTTGTAGCGGGTACCACCTATGCCCAGTTTCGTGTCCGGTGGATGGCTTTGCGCCAATGGATCGCCACGCCGCTCCAGATCTTTGCGATACCGCTTGATGTTCTTGATTAGCAAATCCTTGCGCGACAGCTCAATGGAGTTCGGGAAGTGGTTAATGACTCTGGGGTGAGATCTTAGATGGTTAGACAAAAAGTTGCTAACCACTACTTACTGATCGGATCGCATGCGATACGGATGATCGATGCCGAAGATGTAGCGGCAATTCTGGGTGCACGCCCAATAGAAATTCCATTCGCCATTGAAGGAGGGCACCTGTAGCCAACCTCTTTTCTGAAAATTGCTGACCAGCGCAGACTTGTCCCAATCTGTGCTGTAGTAAATGCCCTTTCGGGATTTTGGTGGTCTCAGTCGATTCCGGATGTAGTGCAGACCGTTGATAGGCTGGGTGATCAACTTGATCTCAGGCAGGTCATCGTCACTAGTGCAGCTGCCACCGCATTTCTGGCGAAGATTCCTCAGAGGACTGGTCTCGCCCCGCGTGCTCATTTGGGTGGTTGTATTTTGGATACTAACCCTCTTGGACTCCAACACTTTATGCTGATAACTGAGAATTTTGCCTAATTTCGAAGCGATCCTACTTCAGTTGCTGACAATTTAATTATGGCCTGGCTGATGCCCACGCCTTGGCATCTAGTAAACTCCTACCCATCCAAGAATAGGATCATACTTATTTCGTTTCCGGTTTTAGCAGTAATTCACTTGTTCCCACAACTAATGACAAAATCTGACTGTTTTCCCGCAACAGATCCGCTTGCATAATCCCCGGGAAGAAAACGAAAGTGCTAATTCCCTTGAAGCTGCAATGTTTGCCCAAAAATTGCGTTATATTCTTGGATTCTAGATAAAAGCAAACCCTCTGCGGAACCACAAGACCGCAAAGAGTGAAAAATCTGACTTTGACACAAATATTTGTGACACTAGTTCACCTGGCATCGGAACAGGGGGCCCTCCAAAACCCATTGAGTAATTTCACACATTGCGGGTTTTGGTACAGAACAATCGCGCACTATTGTCGAGCAATTCGACTTTGCTGGGTATAAAGTCGATGGTATGGTCACCAGAGTTCATCAGTCGACGCGGCAAAGTCAAGAGTGGATTTTGTGGATTAGCAGGAACACCGAATCGAAGATACACACATTACATAACCATGAAGTTCTACCTGGGATTGGCGGCAGTCATAGTTGTGATGGTTTCCCTGGCGAAGCCGGGAGAGGCCACCTTTGGCAAGCTTAATCTTCTTCTGGGCGGAGCCACTACATCTGGCTATGGAtctggatatggatatggcgGCGGCTATGGTTCCGGCTACGGCTATGGAAGTGGCTATGGATCAGGATATGGCGCCGGCTATGGATACGCTCCCGAGAACGTGGTGAAGGTGATCAAGGTGTCGGTGGTGCCAGGAGGTGGAATCGGAGGAGGGTATGGCGGAAGCTATGGTGGAGGATATGGCGGCGGTTACACTGGCGGCTATGGCGGTGGCTATTCCACCGGCTTTGTGGGCGCTGCTCCAGCCATATCCACCTC
This Drosophila simulans strain w501 chromosome X, Prin_Dsim_3.1, whole genome shotgun sequence DNA region includes the following protein-coding sequences:
- the LOC6726246 gene encoding probable tubulin polyglutamylase TTLL1, which produces MSTRGETSPLRNLRQKCGGSCTSDDDLPEIKLITQPINGLHYIRNRLRPPKSRKGIYYSTDWDKSALVSNFQKRGWLQVPSFNGEWNFYWACTQNCRYIFGIDHPYRMRSDQVINHFPNSIELSRKDLLIKNIKRYRKDLERRGDPLAQSHPPDTKLGIGGTRYKHLDIIPMTFVLPSDYQMFVEVFHRNPASTWIVKPCSKSQGVGIYLVNKLSKLKKFAYDARTFYPQINRDTCVISKYIDNPLLIGGKKFDLRLFVLVTTFNPLKAYLYKEGFCRFCTEKYDETEIDNVFMHLTNVSIQKTNQEYNSIHGGKWPLQNLWLYLDSLRGEGVSDMLWSRITATIRHSLDAVAPVMANDRHCFEVYGYDIIIDNNLKPWLIEINTSPSMHSTTTNDRMLKSRLIDNVLDVVVPPNCMPNEHWDKTPNPELLKNFTVLMPISPSKPEEQAPVRRKGRLSKKKKSKSTAASSAVCSSTPPPAEGETKIKRSNRVVKQ
- the LOC6726247 gene encoding glycine-rich cell wall structural protein, which codes for MVWSPEFISRRGKVKSGFCGLAGTPNRRYTHYITMKFYLGLAAVIVVMVSLAKPGEATFGKLNLLLGGATTSGYGSGYGYGGGYGSGYGYGSGYGSGYGAGYGYAPENVVKVIKVSVVPGGGIGGGYGGSYGGGYGGGYTGGYGGGYSTGFVGAAPAISTSAVVTPVVTSVSTPVATPVLAGGAGYVGGFGGGLGGGLGGYGGSFGGGAALPASYGFGAGYGAGGGFGLGFGAPPPPLGLAGGLC